AGCTGGTCAACTGTGACTCGTTAGCTCAAGAAAACCAACAAAAGTTCAATGACCTCAAGGTATGTGTGAATGTTAACCAACCATaattaaaaacagaaatttAATATAACACAGTGTCCTTTTCGAATTTAGCCCGattttttaatgtatatatgtcagagtgcagaaaaaaaaaattgtgagagATCTTGAGGTTTTTCAGCTTTGAAGATATTTACCTTCAttgtctggaatgctcctttaaggccaaCTTGATACTGTAATGTTGATCACTCTCAGTCTGTCTTACTATAATTGTTCATTCATAACTTTATCAATGCTATTTCATCCAATATTAGTTCTTTTCAAACATGAGAAAGCCCATTGATGACATCCAAGACCATAATCCTTGACAAGTTTGTAAAGCATTGTAAACCAccttatttgaggccataaaggTCTTGTTCTGAAACAGCTACTATCTAAGTCTTTTTATTATCATGATAATTTGAAATTGACAAACTATGCACTCAGTATTGAACGTGCATGTATTATTCTCTTGTCAGTCGAAAGAGGACGAGATAAACCAGTTGAAGCAAGATACCCTTCGCCTCACCAAGATGAGGGAGACAATCCAACGAAAGCTACGGACAGTCGAAGACCAGAAGGGAGACACAGAACAGCAGAAAGAAACTCTCAAATCACAGATCATTGCTTTAGAGAGAGGTAACAAAACCTGGCCTGCAGGATTATAGTATTAATAAGGAATTCCCATTCACTAAATTGACAACATCTCTTGATATGAATCCATCCTCGGGATGATTCAGAAATCTTAAGAATCTTCTCCAGTTATTTTTTTGTCACATCACTTTCCattaaatttcttgaaaatgtcTGTCCACTGCTAGAGCTGTCAGAGCTGACATCCGTAGCCTAATTTGCATGTGAAGCAGTGGGCTGAaattattattgtcatcaaGTGACTGGGCTAATTATTAGCTGATGGCACCGTGTTTGGAAAGGAAAGAGTACACTGCAGCATTAGGATGAATGGTCAAAGGTTATCCAAAGGGACGTTCAAACAGATTGTGTAATTTTATTAATGAAACAGACTCAACTGTACCAAGTTAACTAATGACTGTATTTGTTTTGAAGTATAGGTGTTAACTCCAGCTACAACTTGAGCTGACATCCAGATCAGTAGGCCGAAAGCATTTGGGCAGTCCACCATCATTGGCGAATGGAAGTTTGGCATTTGGTAGTGTTCTGACAAAAAGTACATTGCCATGCAGTTTCATACATAGGATCTTCGTAAAACACAAATGTTTATGTATGCCCCAGCTGCATGAAAATAGACACACTGACTCTGCTTCAGGAAAATTAGGTACAGACAACTTGCAATGTGACCAGTCACATCAAACTTAGAAATTTAATTCCTATCTTTATCCCTTCGTTCTGCTATTCTAACTTTGTTTTTTAAGCTgcctttcttttcctttatgTTTTTAGAAATTGAGTCCAGTAAGAAGCAAGCAGAAATGGATAGGAAGGCGATTGATGATCTTGTCAGAGAAAGAGACATCTTAAACAAGAATTTGTTGAAGGTAAATATCAGAGTAGCCGATAATTCCTTACAGTACATCCATTTCATACATTCTGATTTCAGTTACAATCTCCTTCCTCCCCACCAATGGAAAAGGGAATTCAATTTGTAAAATTCTGTAGGGTTTTCCTGGTAAATGAGCTTTGACATAGTATTAGTGTTAAATAGTATCACATCAATAGAAGGATACATTGAGGCATTAAAAATCTCTCGCATCATGACCACATTTTGTTATCTTTAACTTGAGAATTCTGGACAACTGTGACACTTGTAAGTTCTCAGACTAAGGAATAAGAACTAACAGTACTTTGCAATTCATGGTTTCATTCTGACTTTTGAGATTTTGAAAGGAAGGGTATTCTTATGAACAGTAAAACCTGTATAATATACTCACCACTTTTATACAGATCCTGAATTGTCTGTGCATATTTCTTTTCTACAGCCTACCCTTTTCAAATTTCCATTTAAAAAGGCAAAATGTCTTGTCAACACAACTATACAGCATCTTTTGGACTATATTTCCCAATTCCATATGTCACATTGTAAGAAAAATTGTACTACGTAATGACACTTCCAATCCTAGAATAAGCTAAATAATGGCAAAACTCTGTCATctaaatttatttcatatcttGACAACCTCCATTTTCAAGGTGCATGGGAAAGCCAAGTTGTTAAAATTGTATAATATTTGATGAAATGTCATGAATGGTTATTTATGAGATTGAAATTCCTGACATGTTTTTCTTTGGCTATAGGCTGCAAGTGCCACCCAGAAGCAGCTTAACTTGGTCAAGCTTCATGAACAGTCGAAGAAGAACTTGGAACAGGAGATTGCAAACTACAAGGAGGAGGCTCAGAAACAGAGGAAGATTATCTACCAGCTGGAGAAGGAGAGAGATCGATACATCAATGAAGCCAGTGACCTCACTCAAAAGGTAAGAGGACAGTCTTTATCCATCTCTCATTAACAAATCTATTATGCTAAACATTGCTAAAAACACATCAAAATCTGTCAGTTTGGCTGGTGAATTGATAATTAGCACTAAGGTTCTGTTAAAACATGCTTTGAAGAAATCCCTgtgattttgttattttatgtcGTTTTCAAATTGGTCACAGGTTTGAAATGGCTTAGTTCCAATTAATTTTATGGAGATAAGAGGTTAAACTCTATTACATTAAAGAGTAGAATATCTTTGTATTATTTACCGAATTCAGACCTGGATAGATTAATAATACACATTTGAGTAATCAACATTTGTCATTTGTTCATGACTTATTGGAATGAACAGTTGCCCAGTGTTGTTAGGTTTAAGGCCTTTTGAGTTACAATAAAGATAACAAAATGTGGAAACTCACTGCGTGTCTCACTGCAGCGTTCTCATGATGTATTTTAACAGGTTCTCCAACACATGGAGGATGTAAAGGTTCGCGAGATGCAGATCTTTGACTACAAGAAGAAGATTGCTGAAGCGGAGACCAAACTGAAGCAACAGCAAAACTTGTATGAAGCTGTTCGCAGTGACAGGAACCTCTACAGCAAGAACCTCATTGAATCTCAGGTATGATGGTGCTTCATCTATATCTTCAGAAAatgtgggaggggggttgggtgggggcggggggaagTTGGGATAACATCTCTGCTCTAGTGTGTCATCTCTGCGGATGGTTAATTAATTCTTCAGCTTGTTTTGTGGTAGTGGTAATTACTTGATACTTGTTTGAAGTCTGTGGCAATATTGTATGTTGTTTTTCATTCAAGCTCTTACATAATAATGTGATTATGTGAATGTGAaacagatgtcaaaggtcatgtgaggaTAAATATTCATGTAGCAGAAAAGAAAGGTGAGGGGGGAGGCAGGGAGTGCTTGTCAACTGCTGACCACCTAAGACTGCTAAATGATTGTCATTGTCAGCAGGTTAAGACatgaaatatgtttctatttttaggATGAAATTACTGAGATGAAGAGAAAATTGAAGATCATGAATCACCAGATAGATCAACTGAAGGAAGAGATCACAGCCAAGGAGGCAGCCCTTGTCAAGGAACATTTAGATCACCAAAGGTAGGTCGAGTCAGCAGATGACCTCTGCGAATTTAGGAAGATAAGAATCACGTAAAGGAAAAGAGTGATACAAACatataaaatactttacaaatAGAAGTTGTAAGTTACTGAGTTTTCTGTAAAATCGTTGAATACATTGTCACAATGAAGTAACTACCAAGCAGATATCTACTTTAGTACCATTTTCTGCTTCAGAAATAAACTGGAGTGTACAGAAAACTTGATCAGTGTTGATATTTCCTTTCAAttcaattgatatatatatttgtttgtggTTTTGTTTGATATCATTAGAGTTGAGAAAGAGAAGGATGCGTTGAAAGCAGAACTGCAGAGGATGAAGCAACAAGCAGTCGAGAGCAAGGCTTACATCGAAGCACAGGAAGCAGAGGAAAGGAAACTTCTCAAGATCATCTCCGAAGCAGATGCTGAACGGCTAAGGCAGAAGAAAGAACTAGATCAGGTATgagatttttattttgttattggaGGGACACCCACAACCTTTCCACATGTGAATGTTGTTGTTTACACCTCTTGCACACCCCTTTAAAATCATGTATGAGAGATTGGAAGGCATGATTATATTATCTTACTTAAAATTCTTTTGATGATTCAAAACTCTTAATGATGACAAAGAAATACGTCATAGTGGATGAAACAACATAAAGCATTCTTTGTTCACAGTCATTTTAACTCTCTCTAAGACATCACAGGTTATGTGACAGTTTGAAAGTCGCTAGATCCCGTTTCCCAATTCCCATCTTCAAATTCTCTTCAGGTGATCAACGAGCGTGACATCCTTGGCACCCAGCTGGTGAGACGTAACGACGAGTTGGCGCTCTTGTATGAGAAGATCAAGATCCAGCAGTCCACGCTCTCAAAGGGTGAGCTCCAATATCGGCAGAGACTGGAGGACATCAGACTCCTGAAATTGGAAATCAAGAAACTCAGAAGAGAGAAGAACATTCTGAATAAAAATGTGGCCAACGTAGACGATCTGAAGTGAGTGAATTCATGGATCGGATTGACTCTTTTTATGAGAATTTTAATGTTTAGATTGCATCCTTCTAAGGTTTAACAAACTTGaaacagaaagaaggaaagaaagaattaTATAGCTAGATAGCATTCATAGAGAAAGTAGAAGAAGATTGGATTTAGACTATAGAAAAGATTGTACGGAGCAGTGTTCAATATCCAGAGATTTTCTTTCTGTTGTACATACAAGACATCTATATTTATATTGCtagtttgtaaaaaaatattaatattacttgAGAGAAGCCACATCATTGTAAAAAATAGCAATTTATAAAAGATTGAAGATCCTATTGTTTGTAATTGAACAATGACAATGAATCTATTCACTCACAGGAGGGAAGTCTACCACCTTCAGAGGGAGCTGTTAAGAGAACGGACCAGATGCAAGGCGTTGGAGGAGGAGCTGGAGAatcctatgaatattcataggtgGAGAAAATTGGAAGGTTCCGACCCCAGCACGTACGAGATGATTCAAAAGATTCAGACATTGCAAAGGAGGTTGATTCAGAAAACAGAAGAAGTGGTAGAGAAGGAACTTTTAATTCAGGTGAGGGCAGAATACATCACTTATcttacaggcatgagctttttctgcgaatatctgtgatttcttttctacctcggggacaaaaagtATTATCCTAACACATTGAAGCATTTctggccgtttccggccatttCCGGCCGTTCTGCAGCCCAGCTACTCGAAGATGGCAGGCACCGGATTAACATTATAAAAGGTTACAAACCTAAGATTGTTTATAAACTTCGGGGAGGTCAACGGGCCAATTTGACTTATgactattgattgattgattgattgtagCATACgaaaactggagcctataccgcaatttttgcaaagttctgtgatttttgttttactccAGGCTCGTCCCTGATCTTAGAgtgaaaaatattccacactgtgaGGTGAAATTTCCATGTCAATATCTTGTCCCATACTTGCTATACAAGTTCCTATGAGGATGTGGTGTTGACCAACGAATGCAGAAACTTTCCAGCATTTTtgttaagcaatcaacttcacacACCCGTGTATTCCTTTAAAGTAGTATGTTAAGCGTCCTTCGGCATTGAATAAGTCATAATCTGTTAGTAAAACGGATGACCATCAAGTAAGGGACCTGaatacataaaatgacaatttttttccctATCCCTAGTCACACAGAATCAGGGTCAAAGGTTTGCAAATGACAAAAGCTAAACTTAACTTTAACTTTGTGGAACACAAAAGTCATCTGTTTTGGAGTAAACCATTCAGAACTTACTAATTACAAGTAGCTAGATTGGTTGCAACCAGAAATATCTCATAGTTAGAGTGAGGGGTATTCATTTATTTGTGAATATGATTACATGGCTTTATTCAGAATGCAGAAacttacaaacaaacataaaataaagttgtcagGGATTTTCTTACCATCATGATAGATTTACTGTTGTTGACATTCTGCCTCAAGTATCTTCTGATTCGTGTGGTGGTGTCTGAGCAGTATGCAAAAAACAGGGCAAAATTTGCCTTCCTTTAtatttttgatagtttgatgacGATCTTTAAAAGTAATAACTTAATTTTAAAACGATACTTCTGTTTTCTCTACAGGAGAAAGAAAAGTTGTATGTTGAATTGAAACACATTCTTGCGAGACAGCCCGGACCAGAA
Above is a genomic segment from Apostichopus japonicus isolate 1M-3 chromosome 5, ASM3797524v1, whole genome shotgun sequence containing:
- the LOC139968086 gene encoding cilia- and flagella-associated protein 58-like yields the protein MTEEKKAEDGGTKTSFEDSAFESLEKDFQEVLNELMGDKSLEKFRTEYEKLHRALKKSHDSEKRLMQKCRELNAEIVANSAKVATALKLSTEDQTTIAQLKKEIEKAWKMVDASQEKEQRARETIQSLKLEIFNLSKLVEQGAGLSMGQEHSVNELLKAKEDLTKERDEKLEEIAKLRENLSEAGQKQQMAEKDRDEAATKIAEMSQDIQVRSNEAQREQRRKEKLDRELKQSKNELEQKTNEVKSMGSQCQRYKDDIDKLENQLKEQKILFERTQRDTDILNTRLTKLQQDYDQQLVNCDSLAQENQQKFNDLKSKEDEINQLKQDTLRLTKMRETIQRKLRTVEDQKGDTEQQKETLKSQIIALEREIESSKKQAEMDRKAIDDLVRERDILNKNLLKAASATQKQLNLVKLHEQSKKNLEQEIANYKEEAQKQRKIIYQLEKERDRYINEASDLTQKVLQHMEDVKVREMQIFDYKKKIAEAETKLKQQQNLYEAVRSDRNLYSKNLIESQDEITEMKRKLKIMNHQIDQLKEEITAKEAALVKEHLDHQRVEKEKDALKAELQRMKQQAVESKAYIEAQEAEERKLLKIISEADAERLRQKKELDQVINERDILGTQLVRRNDELALLYEKIKIQQSTLSKGELQYRQRLEDIRLLKLEIKKLRREKNILNKNVANVDDLKREVYHLQRELLRERTRCKALEEELENPMNIHRWRKLEGSDPSTYEMIQKIQTLQRRLIQKTEEVVEKELLIQEKEKLYVELKHILARQPGPEVAEQLQIYQQTLKDKTKQLKSMASELNMYESQVSEYKYEIERLAKELQDVKKKYYTQKRKEQHARDRERALAQAGAPTIQPQHTDKPRFTGGGFNLTQTGKVSA